The Streptomyces sp. NBC_01268 genome window below encodes:
- a CDS encoding penicillin acylase family protein, with the protein MTACPAHRPRLRRLWLLPTARVAGAGGAAGLVLAAGLLAVPWASAGVLVAAVAGVAGYAYRNRARLAVERRLLRALRESAPCCPGDVELPGLEGPVRAESTGDGVTRITAESEHDAVRALGYAMGRDRGFQLDLIRRSGAGRLAEVWGRAAVPADTEYRRLGLAGTARTATERLDRPERELLEAFAEGVNAAYAAQTPFECRFLSYRPRPWRVEDSVLTSLVLFHSLSFNEQAKRAEAVVRRALPGPVADFLLAGAEDPEPPEGLARHRADAGEADLVALDRAVAGSNCWIAPGDGQPLLACDLHLALGLPNVLYEVDLAWPGTRLRGLASPGLPVVLTGTNGRIAWGVTNLTADVLDLVPAGQDLRTRTERIRVRGGKPVDVDVTTDGTMPVSETPLCGEKVAVRWTGHDPRAADLRFGRLARAGDLDEAVAVLDGAHGVALNVLVTDRHRGAHLATGLLPRRPAGTPRTDPAEGHLTGPERPRITDPADGILVSANDAGLPEDTFRIGLDLDPGHRARRIREVLGAAPRHDAAGMRALQHDVAAGLYAAYRDLAVAALPPGDPLRALLAGWDGTASTGSRAFGVLVRLRETLAGRVLAPYLAVCREHDPAFRFPFRTLDRPLLAILRARDPALLPAGTRDVDGFVAACVRAAAGERPKPWGRLNRVGLGHPFASLVPWANPVLGIRPRPQAGMLHTVRTAVPGFGAAGRVVVSPDALLSVELPAGQSGHPLSPHYADRHGRWADLPPSPSRTGRPGCGYALRPPGT; encoded by the coding sequence CGGGCGTGCTGGTGGCGGCCGTGGCCGGCGTCGCCGGGTACGCGTACCGCAACCGTGCCCGGCTCGCGGTCGAGCGGCGGCTGCTGCGGGCGCTGCGGGAATCGGCGCCGTGCTGCCCCGGGGACGTCGAACTGCCGGGCCTGGAGGGCCCGGTGCGGGCCGAGAGCACGGGCGACGGGGTCACCCGGATCACGGCGGAGAGCGAGCACGACGCGGTCCGCGCCCTCGGGTACGCGATGGGCCGGGACCGCGGTTTCCAGCTGGACCTGATCCGGCGCAGCGGCGCCGGGCGGCTCGCGGAGGTGTGGGGGCGGGCCGCCGTGCCCGCCGACACCGAGTACCGCAGGCTCGGTCTCGCCGGGACCGCGCGGACCGCGACCGAGCGGCTCGACCGGCCCGAGCGGGAGCTGCTCGAAGCCTTCGCCGAGGGGGTCAACGCGGCCTACGCGGCGCAGACCCCGTTCGAGTGCCGCTTCCTGTCCTACCGGCCGCGGCCGTGGCGGGTCGAGGACAGCGTGCTCACCTCGCTCGTGCTGTTCCACTCCCTGTCCTTCAACGAGCAGGCCAAGCGGGCCGAGGCGGTCGTGCGCCGGGCGCTGCCCGGGCCCGTCGCCGACTTCCTGCTGGCCGGCGCCGAGGACCCGGAGCCGCCCGAGGGCCTGGCCCGGCACCGCGCCGACGCGGGCGAGGCGGACCTGGTCGCCCTCGACCGGGCCGTCGCGGGGTCCAACTGCTGGATCGCCCCGGGCGACGGGCAGCCGCTGCTCGCCTGCGACCTGCACCTGGCGCTCGGCCTGCCCAACGTGCTCTACGAGGTCGACCTGGCCTGGCCGGGCACCCGGCTGCGCGGGCTCGCGAGCCCCGGGCTGCCGGTCGTCCTCACGGGCACCAACGGGCGGATCGCCTGGGGTGTCACCAACCTCACCGCCGACGTGCTCGACCTCGTCCCGGCCGGTCAGGACCTGCGCACCCGCACGGAGCGCATCCGCGTCCGGGGCGGGAAGCCGGTCGACGTGGACGTCACCACGGACGGCACCATGCCCGTGTCGGAGACCCCGCTGTGCGGCGAGAAGGTCGCCGTGCGGTGGACGGGCCACGACCCGCGCGCCGCCGACCTCCGCTTCGGGCGCCTCGCCCGCGCCGGGGACCTGGACGAGGCCGTCGCGGTCCTCGACGGCGCGCACGGCGTTGCCCTCAACGTCCTCGTCACCGACCGGCACCGCGGCGCGCACCTGGCGACCGGCCTGCTGCCGCGCCGCCCGGCCGGCACCCCGCGCACCGACCCGGCCGAGGGGCACCTCACCGGTCCCGAGCGCCCGCGGATCACGGACCCCGCCGACGGGATCCTGGTGTCCGCGAACGACGCCGGGCTGCCCGAGGACACGTTCCGGATCGGCCTCGACCTGGACCCCGGCCACCGGGCCCGCCGCATCCGCGAGGTCCTGGGCGCGGCCCCCCGGCACGACGCGGCCGGGATGCGCGCCCTCCAGCACGACGTCGCCGCCGGGCTGTACGCGGCCTACCGGGACCTCGCGGTGGCGGCGCTGCCGCCCGGGGACCCGCTGCGCGCACTGCTCGCCGGGTGGGACGGCACCGCGTCGACCGGGTCCCGCGCCTTCGGCGTGCTGGTGCGGCTGCGGGAGACCCTCGCGGGGCGCGTCCTCGCGCCGTACCTCGCCGTCTGCCGGGAGCACGATCCCGCGTTCCGCTTCCCGTTCCGCACGCTCGACCGGCCGCTGCTCGCGATCCTGCGGGCCCGCGACCCCGCCCTGCTGCCCGCCGGGACGCGCGACGTCGACGGCTTCGTCGCCGCGTGCGTACGGGCGGCGGCGGGGGAGCGTCCGAAGCCGTGGGGGCGTCTCAACCGGGTCGGTCTGGGGCACCCGTTCGCCTCGCTGGTGCCGTGGGCGAACCCCGTGCTCGGCATCCGCCCGCGCCCGCAGGCGGGGATGCTGCACACCGTCCGTACGGCCGTCCCGGGCTTCGGCGCGGCCGGGCGCGTGGTGGTGAGCCCGGACGCGCTGCTCTCCGTGGAGCTGCCCGCCGGGCAGTCCGGGCATCCGCTCAGCCCGCACTACGCGGACCGGCACGGGCGCTGGGCGGACCTGCCCCCGTCCCCGTCGAGGACGGGCCGTCCCGGCTGCGGGTACGCCCTCCGCCCGCCCGGGACGTGA
- a CDS encoding thioesterase II family protein, translated as MTDRAPRPKKPPRWLLRRPDPEAAARLFLFPYSGCGASMYQAWPRRIGAIDVCLIQPPARQNRIAEPHYGTYENMAEGLIEYLTPYLDRPFAFFGHCGGALPGVEVTRQLAAAGLPLPTRIYVSSQVAPQDGPYGRLLELDRDGLRTELEHIIVNLGGEPSGPLLETGLEVLVNDIDANKLYAPGLFTLPAGITSIGWTEDPEIPSKLMGGWQDTTADHRFVELPGGHFEFLSAPESLLAEIRRDFGDVAELPA; from the coding sequence ATGACTGATCGAGCGCCCCGTCCCAAGAAGCCGCCGCGCTGGCTGCTGCGCCGCCCGGACCCGGAGGCCGCGGCCCGCCTCTTCCTGTTCCCCTACTCGGGCTGCGGCGCCTCGATGTACCAGGCCTGGCCGCGCCGGATCGGCGCGATCGACGTCTGCCTGATCCAGCCGCCCGCCCGGCAGAACCGCATCGCCGAGCCGCACTACGGCACGTACGAGAACATGGCGGAGGGGCTCATCGAGTACCTGACGCCCTACCTGGACCGCCCGTTCGCGTTCTTCGGGCACTGCGGCGGAGCGCTTCCCGGGGTCGAGGTGACCCGGCAGCTCGCCGCCGCCGGCCTGCCGCTGCCCACCCGGATCTACGTCTCGTCCCAGGTCGCCCCCCAGGACGGCCCGTACGGGCGCCTGCTGGAGCTGGACCGGGACGGGCTGCGCACCGAACTCGAGCACATCATCGTGAACCTCGGCGGCGAGCCCAGCGGGCCGCTCCTGGAGACCGGCCTCGAAGTGCTCGTCAACGACATCGACGCCAACAAGCTCTACGCGCCCGGCCTGTTCACCCTGCCGGCCGGGATCACCTCGATCGGCTGGACCGAGGACCCCGAGATCCCCTCGAAGCTCATGGGCGGCTGGCAGGACACCACGGCGGACCACCGGTTCGTCGAACTCCCCGGCGGACACTTCGAGTTCCTCTCCGCGCCGGAGTCCCTGCTCGCCGAGATCCGCCGGGACTTCGGCGACGTGGCCGAGCTCCCGGCGTAG